A single window of Candidatus Flexicrinis affinis DNA harbors:
- the atpC gene encoding ATP synthase F1 subunit epsilon gives MPIAVEIVSKERKVFEELEADMVVVPASEGIMGVLPHHAPVLTTLGYGELIVRKGPAEERFAIYGGVVDVRPTKVTILAELAESSFELDIEAIDRAREEAARMMAEGQAGLSEAARQQINMAMRRAELAHKIASRAQSRPGIRIVEQE, from the coding sequence ATGCCAATTGCGGTTGAAATCGTTAGCAAAGAGCGCAAGGTGTTCGAAGAACTCGAAGCCGACATGGTCGTCGTTCCGGCCTCCGAGGGCATCATGGGTGTCCTCCCGCACCATGCGCCGGTGCTCACCACATTGGGTTACGGTGAGTTGATCGTGCGTAAGGGCCCGGCCGAAGAGCGTTTTGCGATCTATGGCGGCGTCGTCGACGTGCGGCCCACCAAGGTGACCATCTTGGCCGAACTCGCTGAGTCGTCATTCGAGCTTGACATCGAGGCTATCGACCGTGCCCGCGAGGAAGCGGCGCGCATGATGGCTGAAGGGCAGGCTGGGCTGTCGGAAGCGGCACGCCAGCAGATCAACATGGCGATGCGGCGCGCCGAGTTAGCGCACAAGATCGCATCGCGGGCGCAGAGCCGCCCCGGCATTCGCATCGTCGAGCAAGAGTAG
- a CDS encoding rod shape-determining protein, with protein sequence MLGKKLGVDLGTINTLIWEAGQIVLQEPSLVALAAEEDLRRIPVIEIGQPVREMLGKVDSEDIQIVRPLQNGVIADYEVTEAMLSYYFGKVTGRVRLFKPTVMMSVPYGVTSVERRAVYEAALAAGAREVFTIPEPLAAAIGAGLPIATPAGDMVVNIGGGITEAAVLSMNAIVRAESGRVGGLRMDDAIIQYVRRKFQLNIGQPTAEAVKIQVGAAVPLPTPLAMDIQGRDSRTGLPRSERITTGEVVEALQEPLGQIATVVKNVLAATPPELASDIIDRGVILTGGGALLRGIDQYLTTQASVPVYRSENPMIAVASGAGRALEDPALQRRIAQS encoded by the coding sequence ATGCTCGGTAAGAAGCTTGGTGTCGACCTCGGGACGATCAACACGCTGATCTGGGAAGCGGGCCAGATCGTGCTGCAGGAACCGTCACTCGTCGCGCTCGCGGCGGAAGAGGATTTGCGTCGTATTCCGGTCATCGAGATCGGTCAGCCCGTGCGTGAGATGCTCGGCAAGGTCGACAGCGAAGACATCCAGATCGTGCGCCCGCTGCAGAACGGCGTGATCGCCGATTACGAAGTCACTGAGGCGATGTTGAGCTATTACTTCGGCAAAGTGACCGGACGTGTAAGGCTGTTCAAGCCGACCGTAATGATGTCCGTTCCGTATGGCGTTACCAGTGTGGAGCGACGCGCGGTCTACGAGGCGGCACTGGCCGCAGGCGCGCGGGAGGTCTTCACGATCCCGGAACCGCTGGCAGCTGCGATCGGGGCAGGGTTGCCCATCGCGACGCCGGCGGGCGATATGGTCGTCAATATCGGCGGCGGTATCACCGAGGCCGCCGTGCTATCGATGAACGCGATCGTGCGCGCTGAAAGCGGACGCGTCGGCGGGTTGCGCATGGACGACGCGATCATCCAGTACGTCCGGCGCAAGTTCCAGCTTAACATTGGACAGCCAACGGCGGAGGCGGTCAAAATCCAGGTCGGGGCGGCAGTACCCCTGCCGACACCGCTGGCGATGGACATTCAAGGACGTGACAGCCGCACCGGGCTGCCGCGGTCCGAACGAATCACGACCGGCGAAGTCGTCGAGGCGCTGCAAGAGCCGTTGGGTCAGATCGCCACCGTTGTGAAGAACGTTCTTGCCGCAACACCGCCGGAACTGGCGTCGGACATCATTGACCGGGGAGTTATCCTTACCGGGGGTGGTGCGCTGCTGCGTGGAATTGACCAGTACCTGACGACCCAGGCAAGCGTACCCGTCTATCGTTCAGAGAACCCGATGATTGCCGTGGCTTCCGGAGCAGGGCGCGCTCTAGAGGACCCGGCGCTCCAGCGTAGAATCGCGCAGAGTTAG
- a CDS encoding redox-sensing transcriptional repressor Rex, giving the protein MASNNGSGNIPDIVIGRLPIYLRALNRLAAEGQEITSSHELGQRLGISSAQIRKDLSHFGGFGKQGTGYQIGFLQDRLRKVLHVDREWEVALVGVGDLGKAIARYRGFGDRGFHISCLFDSAPEKVGQRVESLVVQPLTELQSTIETRGIRLAMIAVPAEYAQDVADHLVAAGVRGILNYAPINLSVPANVQVQYIDPVVGLQRMTYYVEGELI; this is encoded by the coding sequence ATGGCCTCAAACAACGGCAGCGGTAATATCCCTGATATTGTCATTGGTCGTCTACCGATCTATCTCAGGGCGCTCAACCGCCTTGCGGCAGAAGGGCAAGAGATCACGTCGTCGCATGAGCTGGGCCAGAGGCTTGGCATCAGCTCGGCGCAGATTCGCAAGGATCTGTCGCACTTTGGCGGCTTCGGCAAACAGGGTACTGGCTATCAGATCGGTTTCCTGCAGGATCGCCTGCGCAAGGTGCTTCACGTCGACCGCGAGTGGGAAGTCGCTCTGGTCGGCGTCGGCGACCTCGGTAAGGCCATTGCGCGCTATCGCGGGTTTGGCGACCGCGGATTCCACATTAGCTGCCTGTTCGACAGCGCGCCAGAGAAAGTCGGCCAGCGGGTGGAGAGCCTTGTCGTTCAGCCCCTCACCGAACTTCAGTCCACAATCGAGACGCGCGGCATTAGGCTGGCAATGATCGCCGTGCCCGCTGAGTATGCTCAAGATGTCGCCGATCATCTCGTGGCGGCAGGCGTGCGCGGAATTCTGAACTACGCGCCGATCAACCTGAGCGTGCCAGCCAACGTACAAGTACAGTACATCGACCCGGTTGTCGGGCTGCAACGTATGACGTATTACGTTGAGGGTGAACTGATCTAG
- a CDS encoding helix-turn-helix domain-containing protein has protein sequence MTSEQHPDREVNPHLLDVQDSMLDGLSQLADYFGFSKVMGQLYGVLLLNGEPMSLDDLMDRLDISKASVSMNMRTLEQLGMVRQVWLRGRGDRRKYYEAETDLLQILTNILKGRELREVDRALNVLQDNIKTLEHARGSMNAADQHTADLYIDRITEMQAFFRFAQLVMTTILGRLNELKVDQISRIDLG, from the coding sequence ATGACATCGGAACAACATCCCGACCGTGAGGTCAACCCTCATCTGCTTGATGTTCAGGACAGTATGCTCGATGGCCTCAGCCAGCTTGCCGACTACTTCGGTTTCAGCAAGGTTATGGGCCAGCTCTACGGCGTGCTGCTGCTCAACGGGGAGCCGATGTCGCTGGATGACCTGATGGACCGGCTCGATATCTCGAAGGCCAGCGTTAGCATGAACATGCGCACCCTCGAGCAGTTGGGAATGGTACGGCAGGTGTGGCTGCGAGGGCGAGGCGATCGTCGCAAGTACTACGAGGCGGAAACCGACCTGCTTCAGATCCTCACGAACATTCTAAAGGGGCGCGAACTGCGCGAGGTGGATCGCGCGCTTAACGTCCTTCAGGACAATATCAAGACACTCGAGCACGCGCGTGGCTCGATGAACGCGGCAGATCAGCACACCGCCGACCTGTATATCGATCGCATTACCGAAATGCAGGCGTTTTTTCGCTTTGCGCAGCTCGTGATGACGACGATCCTCGGCCGGCTCAACGAGCTCAAAGTCGACCAAATCTCGCGCATCGACCTCGGCTAA
- a CDS encoding metal-dependent transcriptional regulator has protein sequence MSAHKSAAGPNASESVENFLKAVYTLQHVTERVSTNALAERLNVTAPSVTDMARRLEDAGLLNYQKYYGMRLTDEGERVALAVIRRHRLIELYLVRELGYDLHEVHDEAERLEHAVSDRFVEAIDRKLGTPDIDPHGDPIPTAEGVVTPVSALQLTQLTPGSAGIVARLDGGSAEILQHLAAREIRLGDEILLVSCNEDFDSLDVEINGRSETIARAIAGSIYVNSEES, from the coding sequence ATGAGTGCACACAAGTCTGCTGCAGGGCCGAATGCGTCGGAGTCGGTAGAGAACTTTCTCAAAGCGGTTTACACGCTCCAGCATGTGACCGAGCGCGTGTCGACGAATGCGCTCGCAGAACGCCTTAACGTCACAGCGCCGTCTGTGACCGACATGGCGCGGCGCCTAGAAGATGCAGGTCTACTGAACTATCAGAAGTATTACGGTATGCGCTTGACGGACGAAGGCGAACGCGTGGCGCTCGCCGTGATCCGCCGGCACCGTCTCATCGAGCTGTATCTCGTGCGCGAGCTTGGCTACGACCTGCACGAGGTCCACGACGAAGCGGAACGCCTTGAACACGCTGTGTCCGATCGGTTCGTCGAAGCAATCGACCGAAAGCTCGGTACGCCGGACATCGACCCGCATGGTGATCCGATCCCGACTGCAGAAGGAGTCGTCACGCCGGTGTCGGCGCTGCAGCTTACCCAACTGACGCCCGGCTCGGCTGGCATTGTCGCCCGGCTTGACGGCGGTAGCGCGGAGATCCTACAGCATCTCGCTGCGCGCGAGATCCGACTCGGAGATGAGATCCTGCTGGTGTCGTGTAATGAGGACTTCGACTCGCTGGACGTCGAAATAAACGGTCGAAGTGAGACGATCGCCCGCGCCATCGCTGGCTCGATCTACGTGAACTCGGAAGAGTCTTAG
- the ppk1 gene encoding polyphosphate kinase 1 — MLPKLPSLNPDNYINRELSAIEFNRRVLGLARDEDIPLLERIRYVSIVGSNLDEFYMVRVSSYIKKIRMEIDTSRPDGFAPERLVYTIRERVLGLLDELRGITRDLLEQLMQTGVYVQHASDLHDDDRAMLREYFAQEIYPILTPLAADSARPFPFISNLSMNIAIFLAYPNEPDDPELYEFVRIKIPETLPRLVDINLVRRRYKDSSASDGIQFVWIEDVISDNLDLLFPGMRVVEHHPFRVTRNADIDYEHEKEDEGFDFSELIENSLRERRFGAVVRLTVQDTISHVMLQRLTEELEVVPDRDVYIVDGALGTASLAELAAVDRPDLKFPKYTPRIPEPFQLGQDMFTTIRQGDVLIHHPYDSFAPVEEFFKAAAHDPDVVAIKATLYRIGRDSPLIQSLIEARENDKQVTVLVELKARFDEENNLEWARQLEEKGVHVTYGVEKLAIKTHGKICLVIRKEGESLRRYVHLATGNYNSGTARFYSDIGLFTCNPEFADDATRLFNRLTGFAPATQYKRLLVAPEYLLPSMLQLIDNEASAALQGKPARIIMKMNQLEEDRIIQHLYRASQCGVKVDLIVRGLCCLVPGLAGMSENVRVIGITGRYLEHSRVYYFQNAPVDRRIYIGSADLMRRNLYNRVEIVSPVIDPRLQRRLLRILHTDLQNTDGAWLLDPSGTYHPILPVPGHEPIDSQTHFMRDSFGMDLPA, encoded by the coding sequence ATGCTTCCGAAACTGCCGTCTCTCAACCCAGACAACTATATCAATCGAGAACTCAGCGCGATTGAGTTTAATCGCCGCGTGCTTGGGCTCGCACGCGACGAAGACATCCCGCTGCTTGAACGCATCCGTTACGTCTCGATCGTTGGCAGCAATCTGGACGAGTTCTACATGGTACGCGTATCGTCGTACATCAAGAAGATCCGAATGGAGATCGACACGTCCCGGCCGGACGGATTCGCGCCGGAACGGTTGGTCTACACCATACGTGAACGGGTGCTCGGCCTGCTTGACGAATTGCGCGGAATCACACGCGACTTGCTCGAGCAGCTCATGCAGACGGGTGTATACGTACAGCACGCTTCGGACCTCCACGACGACGACCGCGCGATGCTGCGAGAGTACTTCGCGCAGGAGATCTATCCGATCTTGACCCCATTGGCCGCGGACAGCGCGCGCCCGTTCCCGTTCATCTCGAACCTGAGCATGAACATCGCGATCTTCCTTGCGTACCCCAATGAGCCTGACGATCCGGAGCTCTACGAGTTTGTCCGCATCAAGATTCCCGAAACGCTCCCGCGTCTTGTGGACATCAACCTTGTGCGGCGCAGGTACAAGGATAGCTCTGCTTCCGACGGCATCCAGTTTGTTTGGATCGAAGACGTGATTTCGGACAACCTCGACCTGCTATTTCCCGGTATGAGGGTCGTCGAGCACCATCCTTTTCGCGTGACGCGCAACGCGGACATCGACTACGAGCACGAGAAAGAGGACGAGGGGTTCGACTTTAGCGAATTGATCGAGAACAGCCTGCGCGAACGACGTTTCGGCGCGGTCGTCCGGCTCACCGTACAAGATACGATCAGCCACGTGATGCTTCAACGTCTGACCGAAGAGCTGGAAGTCGTGCCCGATCGCGACGTGTACATTGTGGATGGCGCGTTAGGTACAGCCAGTCTGGCGGAACTGGCGGCGGTTGATCGTCCAGACTTGAAATTCCCCAAATACACGCCGCGGATCCCTGAGCCGTTCCAGCTTGGTCAGGACATGTTCACAACGATCCGGCAGGGTGACGTCTTGATCCACCACCCCTATGACTCGTTTGCGCCGGTCGAGGAGTTCTTCAAGGCTGCTGCACACGACCCCGACGTGGTTGCCATCAAAGCGACGCTTTATCGTATCGGCCGCGACTCGCCGCTCATTCAGTCGCTGATCGAAGCACGAGAGAACGACAAGCAGGTGACCGTCTTGGTGGAGCTTAAAGCCCGGTTCGATGAGGAGAACAACCTCGAGTGGGCGCGCCAGCTGGAAGAGAAAGGCGTTCACGTCACCTACGGTGTCGAAAAGCTCGCGATCAAGACTCACGGCAAGATCTGTCTGGTTATCCGCAAGGAAGGCGAAAGTCTGCGTCGATACGTGCACTTGGCGACAGGAAACTACAACAGCGGCACAGCCCGCTTCTACAGCGACATTGGCTTGTTCACATGCAACCCGGAGTTCGCGGACGACGCCACCCGTCTCTTCAATCGGCTTACTGGTTTCGCGCCTGCGACCCAGTACAAGCGTCTGCTGGTTGCTCCGGAATACCTGCTGCCCTCGATGCTTCAACTCATAGACAACGAGGCAAGCGCCGCACTGCAGGGCAAGCCCGCCCGCATCATCATGAAAATGAACCAGCTCGAAGAAGACCGGATCATCCAGCACCTCTACCGCGCGTCGCAATGTGGCGTCAAAGTCGACCTCATTGTGCGCGGTCTGTGCTGTTTGGTACCCGGGCTCGCTGGAATGAGCGAAAACGTTCGAGTCATAGGGATAACCGGCCGTTATCTCGAACACTCGCGGGTCTACTATTTCCAGAACGCACCAGTGGACAGGCGAATCTATATCGGCAGCGCAGACCTCATGCGGCGAAACTTGTATAATCGCGTAGAGATCGTCAGCCCGGTAATTGACCCGCGCCTGCAGCGTCGTCTGCTTCGAATCCTGCACACGGATTTACAGAATACCGATGGTGCTTGGCTCCTTGATCCGAGCGGAACGTATCACCCGATCCTTCCCGTGCCGGGACACGAGCCGATCGACAGCCAGACGCACTTCATGCGCGACAGCTTCGGGATGGATCTGCCAGCGTAG
- a CDS encoding M3 family oligoendopeptidase, which translates to MTATAPTDATQALDWLWEDYEPFFAALYEADLNAATLESWLGEWSAIASVAMEVLSRISVATTVDTTDEVAERRYNTYMEKVYPPLAMANNKLSEKLVRSELELDGFEIPLRNMRSDLEIFREENLPLQTEESKVSLEYDKLSGAQTVEWEGAEVTLAQLTPVQHDRDRERRERAWRLAMERRLTDRAAFNDLWRQFLTLRVQMAKNAGFSNYRDLRWKQYHRFDYTPDDAKAFCAAIEETVVPAAQRIFERKRAALGLETLKPWDTEVDPFGADPLKPFASVDDLIARTGAIFNHVDPVLGGYFETMANERLLDLDNRKGKAPGGYCTYFEVAKRPFIFMNSVGLHDDVQTMLHEGGHAFHAFASSDLPYFQQKNPPMEFCEVASMAMELLSAPYLSTEYGGFYNPAEASRARTEHLETILRFWPYMAVVDLFQHWVYENAEAAMDPAECDAQWSQIWDRFMRGIDYTGLDDIKATGWHRKLHIFHVPFYYVEYGLAQLGAVQVFGNAKRDQPSAVAKYRSALALGGTVGLPDLFAAAGVKFAFDAKTLGSAVELLEQTLSELAEA; encoded by the coding sequence ATGACCGCTACCGCACCAACCGACGCAACACAGGCACTGGACTGGCTTTGGGAGGACTACGAACCGTTCTTCGCCGCGCTCTACGAGGCCGACTTGAACGCAGCAACGCTCGAATCGTGGCTCGGCGAGTGGTCGGCGATCGCAAGCGTCGCCATGGAAGTATTGTCCCGCATCTCGGTGGCGACCACCGTCGACACAACCGATGAGGTTGCCGAACGGCGCTACAACACTTACATGGAGAAGGTCTACCCGCCGCTTGCGATGGCCAACAACAAGTTGAGCGAAAAGCTTGTCCGCAGCGAGCTCGAGCTAGACGGTTTCGAGATACCGCTCCGCAACATGCGATCCGACCTCGAAATCTTCCGTGAGGAGAACCTCCCCCTGCAGACAGAAGAGAGCAAGGTTAGTCTGGAATACGACAAGCTGAGCGGCGCGCAGACCGTCGAGTGGGAAGGCGCAGAGGTGACGCTGGCGCAGTTGACGCCGGTCCAGCACGACCGGGACCGCGAGCGCCGCGAACGCGCGTGGCGGCTCGCCATGGAACGTCGCCTCACCGACCGCGCCGCGTTCAACGACTTGTGGCGACAATTCCTCACGCTGCGCGTTCAGATGGCCAAGAATGCAGGTTTCAGCAACTACCGCGATCTGAGGTGGAAACAGTACCATCGCTTCGACTACACGCCAGACGACGCCAAGGCGTTTTGTGCAGCCATCGAAGAAACTGTGGTACCTGCAGCCCAACGCATTTTCGAACGCAAGCGCGCCGCCCTCGGATTAGAGACCCTCAAGCCGTGGGACACCGAAGTCGACCCGTTTGGCGCCGACCCGCTCAAGCCGTTCGCGAGCGTCGACGACCTGATTGCACGCACGGGTGCGATCTTCAATCATGTGGATCCCGTCCTCGGCGGCTATTTCGAGACAATGGCAAACGAGCGCCTGCTCGACCTCGACAATCGCAAGGGCAAGGCGCCGGGCGGCTACTGCACCTACTTCGAGGTCGCCAAGCGACCGTTCATCTTCATGAACTCGGTCGGCCTGCACGACGACGTGCAGACCATGCTGCATGAAGGCGGCCACGCATTCCATGCGTTCGCATCGTCCGACCTACCCTACTTCCAGCAGAAGAACCCGCCGATGGAGTTCTGCGAGGTCGCGTCGATGGCGATGGAGCTGCTCTCTGCGCCTTATCTGTCCACCGAATACGGCGGCTTCTACAATCCAGCAGAGGCTTCACGCGCCCGCACCGAGCATCTCGAAACCATTCTGCGCTTCTGGCCGTATATGGCCGTCGTCGACCTGTTTCAGCACTGGGTCTATGAAAACGCCGAGGCGGCCATGGACCCTGCGGAGTGCGACGCACAATGGTCGCAGATTTGGGATCGGTTCATGCGTGGGATCGACTACACCGGACTAGACGACATCAAGGCGACAGGTTGGCATCGCAAGCTGCACATTTTCCATGTTCCGTTCTATTACGTGGAGTATGGGCTGGCACAGCTGGGCGCGGTACAAGTGTTTGGCAACGCCAAACGGGACCAGCCCTCCGCCGTTGCGAAGTACCGGTCCGCGCTGGCTCTGGGTGGCACTGTGGGACTTCCGGACCTTTTTGCCGCGGCCGGCGTCAAGTTCGCCTTCGATGCCAAGACACTGGGCTCTGCGGTCGAACTGCTGGAACAGACGCTTAGCGAACTTGCCGAAGCGTAA
- a CDS encoding pantoate--beta-alanine ligase: MRVITTHSELQTARRSVAGSVGVVMTMGALHDGHLALVRAARAEHATVIATIFVNPTQFGANEDLSRYPRTFEADRAMLEAEGVDILFAPTGDVVYPAGFQTTVKVGEIASMYEGAARPTHFDGVATVVLKLLNMTRPDMAYFGQKDAQQVAIIRRMVHDLNVPVSIAVIPTAREDDGLARSSRNRFLSADERRIAPALHRALLNAAAAYDSGTREIEALCSAARGVLHAAGIASIDYVDIVAPATFAPVAGAADGPVLVVSAIRVGSVRLLDNLLLPESLNTRAGLTANLGAISDESPELC, encoded by the coding sequence ATGCGCGTCATCACGACGCATAGCGAACTGCAGACGGCACGACGGAGTGTGGCCGGTTCCGTCGGGGTGGTAATGACCATGGGGGCACTGCACGACGGCCATCTGGCGCTGGTGCGAGCAGCACGTGCCGAACACGCAACGGTGATCGCCACGATCTTCGTCAATCCCACTCAGTTCGGCGCAAACGAAGACTTGTCGCGTTATCCACGCACGTTCGAAGCCGATAGAGCGATGTTAGAAGCCGAAGGTGTCGACATCCTCTTTGCACCAACCGGTGATGTCGTTTACCCGGCAGGCTTCCAGACGACGGTCAAAGTCGGTGAAATTGCATCGATGTACGAAGGCGCCGCGCGTCCCACCCACTTCGACGGCGTCGCCACGGTGGTGCTTAAGCTGCTCAACATGACCCGTCCGGACATGGCGTACTTCGGTCAGAAAGACGCGCAGCAGGTTGCGATCATTCGCCGAATGGTCCACGACCTCAACGTCCCCGTGTCGATCGCGGTGATACCCACAGCGCGCGAGGACGATGGACTTGCACGCAGCTCAAGAAACCGGTTCCTGTCTGCAGACGAACGACGCATCGCCCCGGCGTTGCATCGCGCGCTGTTGAACGCGGCGGCGGCGTATGACAGCGGAACACGTGAGATTGAGGCACTCTGTTCGGCAGCACGCGGCGTGCTGCATGCTGCAGGCATCGCGTCCATCGACTACGTTGATATCGTCGCTCCGGCCACGTTCGCACCCGTGGCCGGAGCGGCTGATGGTCCCGTGTTGGTGGTGTCCGCGATCCGAGTTGGATCGGTTCGACTGCTCGACAATCTGCTACTCCCGGAATCGTTGAACACGCGCGCTGGACTCACGGCGAACCTCGGTGCAATTAGTGACGAATCGCCGGAACTTTGTTAA
- the panB gene encoding 3-methyl-2-oxobutanoate hydroxymethyltransferase has translation MARLTIQDIQKMKDAGEPITMVTAYDATSARLAEQAEIPMLLVGDSLGMVVQGHESTVRVKPEQMVYHAEIVTRVTSRALVVGDLPFMSYKISPEQAMENAANLMQGAGVSAVKLEGGENIAWTVQRLVDSGIPVMGHIGLIPQSVNQLGGFRVQGRELGPARQLLRDALALEDAGAFAIVLELVPSELAAYITEQLRVPTIGIGAGPHTDGQVQVFHDLFGLAGDFLPRHAKQYGNYGESIVAGLRQYAAEVSARTFPAPENSFKLSPDVLAALRRENEADDYARHHDA, from the coding sequence ATGGCAAGACTAACGATCCAAGACATACAGAAAATGAAGGACGCCGGTGAGCCGATCACGATGGTGACGGCGTATGACGCAACTTCGGCGCGTCTCGCCGAGCAGGCTGAAATTCCTATGCTCCTTGTCGGGGACTCGCTCGGAATGGTCGTACAAGGTCACGAGTCGACCGTGCGTGTCAAGCCGGAGCAAATGGTGTATCACGCCGAGATCGTCACGCGAGTCACGTCTCGCGCGCTCGTTGTCGGTGACCTGCCGTTCATGAGTTACAAGATTTCGCCTGAGCAGGCGATGGAGAATGCCGCCAATCTGATGCAAGGCGCCGGTGTAAGCGCCGTGAAACTGGAAGGCGGCGAGAACATCGCATGGACAGTACAGCGTCTGGTGGACAGCGGCATCCCCGTCATGGGGCATATTGGCCTGATTCCTCAGAGCGTCAATCAGTTGGGTGGATTCCGCGTGCAGGGGCGTGAACTCGGGCCTGCGCGACAGCTTCTGCGCGACGCATTGGCGCTCGAGGATGCAGGGGCGTTCGCGATTGTTCTCGAGCTTGTGCCATCCGAATTGGCGGCGTACATCACAGAACAGCTTCGCGTGCCAACAATCGGCATCGGCGCCGGGCCGCATACGGATGGACAGGTGCAGGTCTTCCATGACCTATTCGGACTTGCCGGCGACTTCCTGCCGCGACACGCCAAGCAGTACGGCAACTATGGGGAGTCCATCGTCGCTGGTCTGAGGCAGTACGCCGCTGAGGTATCCGCACGTACGTTTCCCGCGCCAGAGAACTCCTTCAAGCTCAGTCCGGACGTGCTGGCTGCCCTGCGCCGTGAGAACGAGGCCGACGACTATGCGCGTCATCACGACGCATAG
- a CDS encoding DUF2520 domain-containing protein, which translates to MEPTRPIGGLHPAVPIPTVEESPALLEGVVFAIESNHPRLSQWLYSLVKAWKGVPFDIRPESKALYHAGLSTASNFTVVLFAMAERMLEHTGLDRALAKQALLPLLRKTVDNLSRLSAESALTGPLARGDLSTVEGHLAALKASGEGYATYLSLARAAIPLLAARGADVSTVVTLLEKWEQQWQD; encoded by the coding sequence GTGGAACCAACGCGCCCGATCGGCGGACTGCATCCGGCGGTGCCAATCCCCACCGTGGAAGAGTCGCCAGCACTCCTCGAAGGCGTCGTATTTGCGATCGAATCCAATCATCCGCGCCTAAGCCAATGGCTGTACAGTCTGGTAAAGGCTTGGAAAGGAGTTCCGTTCGATATACGTCCAGAGTCGAAGGCGTTGTATCACGCCGGTTTGAGCACGGCCAGTAACTTCACCGTCGTGCTATTTGCGATGGCCGAGCGCATGTTGGAGCACACCGGGCTTGACCGTGCGCTGGCGAAGCAAGCGCTCCTGCCGCTTCTGCGGAAAACAGTAGACAATCTCAGCCGGCTATCGGCTGAGAGCGCGCTGACCGGCCCATTGGCGAGAGGCGATCTATCGACGGTCGAGGGGCACTTGGCCGCGCTCAAGGCATCGGGCGAGGGCTACGCGACCTACCTGAGCCTCGCGCGCGCAGCCATTCCGCTGCTCGCCGCACGCGGCGCCGATGTTTCGACCGTCGTCACACTACTGGAAAAATGGGAACAACAATGGCAAGACTAA
- a CDS encoding purine-nucleoside phosphorylase, with translation MTTHPHYGPAVEAIRKVTDRVPDVGLVLGSGLGVLADELSDRIAVSYEDIPGWPRSTVHGHSGRLVFGTLEGKQVVCQQGRAHFYEGYTPQQITFPIRVMHFLGVKTLILTNAAGGINLSYEAGDIMLLNDHINFIGMAGANPLVGPNDDALGERFIGMSTPYDTVLRSTAKDVASVLGLAIHEGTYACLSGPTFESPAEVRMLRILGADAVGMSTVHEVLVARQMSMRVLAFSAITNKGIDVVDSPQDANHEEVLETGKVIVPKLSAIVRGVLARI, from the coding sequence GTGACCACTCACCCGCACTATGGCCCCGCCGTGGAGGCGATTCGCAAGGTTACCGATCGCGTTCCCGACGTTGGTCTCGTCTTGGGCTCGGGCCTCGGTGTGCTGGCCGACGAGCTTTCCGACCGTATTGCCGTGTCATACGAAGACATTCCGGGCTGGCCGAGGTCGACCGTGCACGGCCACAGCGGCCGGCTGGTGTTTGGCACGCTCGAAGGCAAGCAAGTCGTGTGCCAGCAAGGGCGCGCGCACTTCTACGAAGGGTATACCCCGCAGCAGATCACGTTTCCGATCCGCGTGATGCACTTTCTCGGCGTCAAGACGCTCATCTTGACCAACGCGGCCGGTGGCATCAATCTGTCGTACGAAGCCGGCGACATCATGCTGCTCAACGACCATATCAACTTCATCGGCATGGCTGGTGCAAACCCGCTTGTCGGCCCTAACGACGACGCGCTGGGCGAGCGGTTCATTGGCATGTCGACTCCGTACGACACGGTGCTCCGCTCCACCGCCAAAGACGTCGCCAGCGTGCTCGGCCTAGCGATTCATGAAGGGACGTACGCGTGCTTGTCAGGTCCCACATTCGAGTCCCCGGCCGAGGTTCGCATGCTAAGAATTCTCGGCGCGGATGCCGTTGGCATGTCCACCGTACACGAGGTGCTGGTCGCCCGTCAAATGAGCATGCGTGTGCTGGCCTTTTCGGCCATTACGAACAAGGGAATCGACGTTGTCGACAGCCCGCAAGACGCCAACCATGAAGAAGTGCTCGAGACCGGCAAGGTCATCGTGCCGAAGCTGAGTGCCATCGTGCGTGGTGTACTGGCGCGAATTTAA